A portion of the Luxibacter massiliensis genome contains these proteins:
- the miaB gene encoding tRNA (N6-isopentenyl adenosine(37)-C2)-methylthiotransferase MiaB, whose protein sequence is MKEFDYTKMDLTEEAPAREPDRQYYFMAKAREYLKKESEEAGRPLTFCVTTFGCQMNARDSEKLTGILEQVGYVEEPDEEKADFVIYNTCTVRENANQRVYGRLGQLGKAKKSNPHMRIGLCGCMMQESAVVEKLKKSYRFVDLIFGTHNIYKFAELIATRMESGRMVIDIWKDTDKIVEDLPSERKYSFKSGVNIMFGCNNFCSYCIVPYVRGRERSRNPGDILKEIRHLAGDGVVEVMLLGQNVNSYGKTLDHPINFAQLLQEVEKIDGIERIRFMTSHPKDLSDELIKVMKHSSKICRHLHLPVQSGSTRILEKMNRRYTKEQYLNLVDKIKKAIPDISLTTDIIVGFPGETEEDFLDTLDVVRKVRYDSAFTFIYSKRSGTPAAAMEEQVPDKVVKERFHRLLGEVQDISSEVCGVHTYTIQKVLVEAVNDHDSSLVTGRMSNNLLVHFPGGGNLIGQFVKVKLLECRGFYYLGERV, encoded by the coding sequence ATGAAAGAATTTGATTATACTAAAATGGATCTGACAGAAGAAGCGCCTGCCCGGGAACCGGACAGGCAGTACTACTTTATGGCAAAGGCAAGGGAATACTTGAAAAAAGAGTCAGAAGAGGCGGGAAGGCCGTTAACTTTCTGCGTTACTACATTTGGATGCCAGATGAATGCCAGGGATTCGGAAAAACTGACAGGAATCCTGGAGCAGGTCGGCTATGTGGAAGAGCCAGACGAAGAGAAAGCAGATTTTGTCATATACAATACTTGTACTGTGCGGGAAAATGCAAACCAAAGAGTGTATGGCAGGCTGGGGCAGCTGGGGAAAGCCAAAAAATCCAATCCCCATATGCGTATTGGACTGTGCGGCTGCATGATGCAGGAATCTGCGGTAGTTGAAAAACTCAAAAAAAGCTACCGCTTTGTGGATTTGATTTTTGGAACCCACAATATCTATAAATTTGCGGAGTTAATAGCCACACGGATGGAATCAGGGCGCATGGTAATCGATATATGGAAGGATACAGATAAGATTGTGGAAGATCTCCCCAGTGAGCGGAAGTATTCTTTTAAATCTGGTGTAAATATTATGTTTGGCTGCAATAATTTCTGCAGTTACTGTATTGTTCCCTATGTCCGGGGGAGAGAGAGGAGCCGGAACCCGGGAGATATTCTTAAAGAAATCAGGCATCTTGCCGGCGACGGCGTAGTGGAGGTCATGCTGCTTGGGCAAAATGTCAATTCCTACGGAAAGACATTGGACCATCCCATAAATTTCGCGCAGCTTTTACAGGAAGTTGAAAAAATAGACGGCATTGAAAGGATCCGTTTTATGACATCACATCCAAAAGACCTGTCGGATGAACTGATAAAAGTCATGAAACATTCCAGCAAAATATGCAGGCACCTCCATCTTCCAGTACAGTCAGGAAGCACACGGATACTGGAAAAAATGAACCGCAGATATACAAAGGAGCAGTATCTGAACCTGGTAGATAAGATTAAAAAGGCCATCCCAGATATTTCATTGACTACTGATATTATAGTTGGGTTCCCTGGGGAGACTGAGGAGGACTTCTTAGACACATTGGATGTAGTGCGAAAGGTGCGCTATGACAGCGCATTTACCTTTATTTATTCAAAACGCAGCGGTACCCCTGCAGCAGCCATGGAAGAGCAGGTTCCCGATAAAGTGGTCAAGGAAAGGTTTCATCGGCTGCTGGGTGAAGTCCAGGATATTTCCAGCGAAGTCTGCGGTGTACACACGTATACAATACAAAAAGTGCTTGTGGAAGCAGTGAATGACCATGACAGTTCCCTGGTGACTGGCAGGATGAGCAACAATCTGCTTGTACATTTCCCAGGGGGAGGCAATTTGATTGGCCAGTTTGTAAAAGTGAAGCTTCTGGAATGCCGCGGGTTTTATTATCTTGGAGAGAGGGTTTAA
- a CDS encoding methyl-accepting chemotaxis protein gives MQIRKVVYSILAWLLVLGLAGALTMFMMLDSNRVHGRVVNYSGMVRGGAQRIAKLHLLNEPVDDAIAGLEKNIEGLIEGNEELGLPEAKDQEFREAMEAVRTYWEDELKQEMIHAEGEHNLQSLFEKSEQFFELTNVAVDAAEASSVQGINRMKVAAVITFLVNLVCIVIIGVIISRKILRPLRYLERGVAQVSQGDLSAQIEYESKDELGALAESMRHMIQNLRQYIQDIQFKLQELSKGNLNLEVNSDFQGDFVTIEESMERIITSLNETMNGIGESAEQVAASSAQLASSIQLTAEGSAEEAQSMEKLTYTITDISNQVGHTADNAAHAGNMVQNVCEQIERCGAEMQHMVTAMEHISKSSEGIEKITKTIQDISFQTNILALNAAVEAARAGEAGKGFAIVADEVRELANKSGESVKSTEALVRETMTAVKNGTETAGQTAELLKEVVTMAQEVTGAVDSITGATAEQSRSIEDVMEGIRKITGVVQSNSATTEESAASGEEVSGQAQILKGLVGHFQLKKA, from the coding sequence ATGCAGATAAGGAAAGTAGTCTACAGCATCTTAGCATGGCTTCTGGTATTGGGCCTGGCAGGGGCATTAACCATGTTTATGATGCTGGATTCTAACAGAGTCCATGGACGTGTTGTAAATTACAGCGGCATGGTCCGCGGCGGGGCACAGAGGATTGCGAAACTTCATCTTTTGAATGAGCCAGTGGATGATGCCATTGCAGGCCTGGAAAAGAATATAGAGGGCCTGATTGAAGGGAATGAAGAATTAGGGCTTCCGGAGGCAAAGGATCAGGAATTCCGTGAAGCCATGGAGGCAGTCCGTACATATTGGGAGGACGAACTGAAGCAGGAGATGATCCATGCGGAGGGAGAGCATAATCTTCAGAGCCTGTTTGAAAAAAGTGAACAGTTTTTTGAGCTGACAAACGTGGCGGTAGATGCGGCAGAGGCATCTTCTGTACAGGGAATTAACCGCATGAAAGTGGCGGCAGTCATTACATTTTTAGTAAATCTGGTATGTATCGTGATTATTGGAGTGATTATCAGCCGGAAGATTCTGCGTCCCCTTAGATATCTGGAGAGAGGAGTGGCCCAGGTATCCCAGGGAGACTTATCCGCCCAGATCGAGTATGAATCGAAAGATGAATTAGGCGCCCTGGCAGAGAGCATGCGCCATATGATTCAGAATCTGCGCCAGTATATCCAGGATATCCAGTTTAAGCTTCAGGAGCTTTCCAAGGGAAATTTAAACCTGGAGGTAAATTCAGATTTCCAGGGAGATTTCGTTACAATTGAAGAATCCATGGAACGGATTATAACATCATTGAATGAAACAATGAATGGAATTGGGGAAAGTGCGGAACAGGTGGCGGCAAGCTCCGCCCAGCTTGCATCCAGTATCCAGCTGACCGCAGAAGGGTCTGCCGAAGAGGCCCAGTCCATGGAAAAACTTACGTACACAATCACGGATATTTCCAACCAGGTTGGCCATACAGCGGACAATGCTGCCCACGCAGGAAATATGGTACAGAATGTATGTGAGCAGATCGAGCGCTGTGGGGCGGAGATGCAGCATATGGTGACGGCCATGGAGCATATCTCCAAAAGTTCAGAGGGCATTGAAAAGATTACAAAAACTATCCAGGATATATCTTTCCAGACCAATATCCTGGCTTTAAATGCGGCAGTGGAGGCCGCCCGTGCCGGAGAAGCGGGGAAAGGTTTTGCAATCGTGGCAGATGAAGTGCGGGAACTGGCAAATAAGAGCGGGGAATCTGTTAAAAGTACAGAAGCCTTGGTTCGGGAAACTATGACAGCAGTGAAAAACGGGACAGAAACAGCCGGGCAGACCGCGGAACTTTTAAAAGAGGTTGTAACCATGGCACAGGAAGTTACAGGCGCCGTTGATTCTATTACAGGGGCAACAGCAGAACAGTCCAGATCTATTGAAGATGTGATGGAAGGCATCCGGAAGATTACAGGGGTGGTACAGTCAAACAGCGCCACCACCGAAGAAAGTGCGGCTTCTGGCGAGGAAGTATCTGGCCAGGCACAGATTTTAAAAGGATTGGTAGGCCATTTCCAGCTCAAAAAAGCCTGA
- a CDS encoding putative ABC transporter permease translates to MKKLSEYLLLWALGGTIYYTFEVVFRGFSHWSMFLLGGFCLVFFAQQGLWVKWEDPLWIQVVRCVLFVTAGEFITGIIVNKWLGWNVWDYSDQPLQLFGQICAPFAVIFSGLCVLGLFLSAYLLYWLYGEEKPRFHVL, encoded by the coding sequence GTGAAAAAATTGAGTGAATATCTGCTTCTCTGGGCCCTGGGAGGTACGATTTATTATACATTTGAAGTTGTGTTTAGGGGATTTTCCCACTGGTCTATGTTTTTGCTGGGCGGGTTCTGCCTTGTGTTTTTTGCACAGCAGGGCCTGTGGGTAAAGTGGGAGGATCCCCTTTGGATACAGGTGGTACGGTGTGTTCTTTTCGTGACAGCAGGAGAATTTATCACAGGCATCATTGTCAACAAATGGCTTGGCTGGAATGTGTGGGATTACTCAGACCAGCCTTTGCAGCTGTTTGGACAGATATGCGCGCCTTTTGCAGTCATATTTTCAGGACTGTGCGTCCTTGGCCTGTTTTTATCTGCCTATCTGCTTTACTGGCTATATGGAGAAGAAAAACCTCGTTTCCATGTATTATAA
- the mutS gene encoding DNA mismatch repair protein MutS produces the protein MAELTPMMQQYVDTKSQYPDCILFYRLGDFYEMFFEDAITASKELEITLTGKSCGLDERAPMCGVPYHAVESYLNRLVKKGYKVAICEQMEDPKLTKGLVKRDVVRIVTPGTNLDTKSLDESKNNYLMCIVYIADRYGVSVADITTGDYFVTELSDGTGLLDEIYRFMPSEIICNESFYMSGLDLEDLRGRLGITVYTLEPWYFDDAICKKKLLEHFHVSAFAGLGLQDYDCGIISAGALLAYLLETQKNSLSHLTHITPYTTGKYMMLDSSTRRNLELCETLREKQKRGSLLWVLDKTKTAMGARMLRKFVEQPLIEKDEIESRLDAVEELKDGAILREEIREYLSPVYDLERLITRITYGSANPRDLTAFKTSLEMLPHIHCILEELESPLLTDIRGQLDPLEDLYTLVHNAIIDDPPLAMKEGGIIRNGYNEEVDTLRNAKADGKDWLAKLEEKERETTGIKNLKIKYNKVFGYYLEVTNSYKNMVPDYYTRKQTLANAERYITPELKELEDTILGAEDKLYALEYELYSTVRNTIASQVERIQKTARAIASLDVFASLALVAERNRYVRPQINTQGVMDIKDGRHPVVEKMIPHDMFIPNDTYLDDKKHRVSIITGPNMAGKSTYMRQAALIVLMAQMGSFVPAAEANIGLADRIFTRVGASDDLASGQSTFMVEMTEVANILRNATNRSLLILDEIGRGTSTFDGLSIAWAVVEYISDTKLLGAKTLFATHYHELTELEGKIENVNNYCIAVKEKGDDIVFLRKIVKGGADKSYGIQVAKLAGVPDLVIGRAKEIVEELSNEDITTRVSEIAAKEQAGRKKNRPKKYDEVDIAQMSLFDTVKDDDVLEELKNIDVANLTPVDALNMVYRLQNKLKNRW, from the coding sequence GTGGCAGAATTAACTCCAATGATGCAGCAGTATGTGGATACAAAGTCCCAATACCCGGACTGTATTTTATTTTATAGACTAGGCGATTTTTATGAGATGTTTTTTGAGGATGCCATAACAGCATCCAAAGAACTGGAAATTACATTGACAGGAAAGAGCTGCGGCCTTGATGAGCGCGCCCCCATGTGCGGCGTTCCCTACCACGCCGTGGAGAGTTATCTGAACAGGCTTGTCAAAAAGGGGTATAAAGTGGCTATCTGTGAGCAGATGGAAGATCCAAAGCTGACAAAAGGTTTGGTCAAAAGGGATGTAGTCCGCATCGTGACACCAGGGACAAACCTGGATACCAAATCGCTGGATGAGTCAAAAAATAACTATTTGATGTGCATTGTCTACATAGCTGACAGATATGGGGTTTCTGTGGCAGATATTACGACTGGGGATTACTTTGTGACAGAGCTGTCTGACGGGACAGGACTGCTGGACGAAATATATAGGTTTATGCCGTCCGAGATTATATGCAATGAATCTTTTTATATGAGCGGACTGGACTTAGAGGATCTGAGGGGGCGGCTGGGAATTACGGTCTATACTCTGGAACCATGGTATTTTGACGATGCCATATGTAAAAAGAAGCTGCTGGAGCATTTTCATGTATCTGCCTTTGCAGGGCTGGGACTGCAGGATTATGACTGCGGGATCATCAGTGCAGGCGCACTTCTGGCGTATCTGCTGGAAACCCAGAAGAATTCCCTCTCACATCTGACCCACATTACACCCTATACAACTGGAAAATATATGATGCTGGACAGCTCCACGAGAAGGAACCTGGAGCTGTGTGAGACTCTTCGGGAGAAACAAAAGAGAGGATCACTTCTGTGGGTCCTGGATAAAACAAAGACTGCAATGGGAGCCAGGATGCTCCGCAAATTTGTAGAACAGCCGCTTATTGAAAAAGATGAAATAGAGAGCCGCCTGGATGCGGTGGAGGAGTTGAAGGACGGAGCTATCCTACGGGAGGAAATCAGGGAGTACCTGTCCCCGGTTTACGACTTGGAGCGGCTGATAACCAGGATTACATACGGCTCGGCCAATCCGAGGGATCTGACGGCTTTCAAGACCTCCTTAGAAATGCTCCCCCATATTCACTGTATACTGGAAGAGCTGGAAAGTCCTCTGCTTACAGATATCCGAGGCCAGCTGGATCCCCTGGAGGACCTATATACACTTGTACATAATGCAATTATTGACGACCCTCCGCTGGCTATGAAAGAGGGAGGCATTATCCGCAATGGCTACAATGAGGAGGTAGATACCCTGAGAAATGCCAAGGCTGACGGCAAGGACTGGCTGGCGAAGCTGGAGGAGAAAGAGCGGGAGACCACAGGCATTAAGAATCTGAAAATCAAATACAATAAAGTATTTGGCTACTATCTGGAGGTTACAAACTCTTATAAAAATATGGTGCCTGATTATTATACAAGAAAACAGACACTGGCCAACGCTGAGAGATACATAACTCCAGAATTAAAAGAACTGGAGGACACGATTCTGGGAGCCGAGGACAAGCTCTATGCTCTGGAATATGAGCTGTACAGTACAGTGAGGAATACGATAGCTTCCCAGGTGGAGAGAATCCAAAAAACAGCCAGGGCCATAGCCTCCCTGGATGTTTTTGCTTCTTTGGCCCTGGTGGCGGAGCGCAACCGCTATGTGCGGCCCCAAATAAATACCCAGGGGGTTATGGATATTAAAGACGGTCGTCATCCGGTGGTGGAAAAGATGATCCCTCATGATATGTTTATTCCGAATGATACATACTTGGATGACAAAAAACACCGTGTTTCTATTATAACAGGGCCTAATATGGCCGGGAAATCTACTTATATGAGACAGGCGGCCTTAATTGTGCTGATGGCACAGATGGGATCATTTGTCCCCGCCGCCGAGGCCAACATAGGACTGGCGGACCGGATTTTTACAAGAGTAGGGGCTTCCGACGACCTGGCGTCAGGGCAGAGTACATTTATGGTGGAAATGACAGAGGTGGCCAATATTCTGCGCAATGCCACAAATAGAAGCCTTTTAATTCTGGATGAAATCGGGAGGGGTACCAGCACATTTGACGGGCTCTCTATCGCCTGGGCTGTGGTAGAATATATTTCTGATACAAAACTTTTGGGGGCAAAGACATTGTTTGCCACCCATTATCATGAGCTGACAGAACTGGAGGGCAAAATTGAGAATGTAAATAATTATTGTATTGCGGTCAAGGAAAAGGGAGATGATATTGTTTTCCTCCGTAAAATCGTGAAAGGCGGCGCAGATAAAAGCTACGGGATTCAGGTGGCCAAGCTGGCCGGAGTCCCGGACCTTGTCATTGGCCGTGCAAAAGAAATCGTAGAAGAGCTGAGCAATGAGGATATAACAACCAGGGTCAGTGAAATTGCCGCGAAGGAACAGGCGGGCAGGAAAAAAAACAGGCCTAAAAAATATGATGAAGTGGATATTGCACAGATGTCTTTGTTTGACACAGTGAAGGATGACGATGTACTTGAAGAGCTGAAAAATATAGATGTAGCAAACTTAACGCCGGTGGATGCCCTTAATATGGTATACCGGCTTCAGAATAAGCTGAAAAACCGATGGTAG
- the mutL gene encoding DNA mismatch repair endonuclease MutL: protein MPHIQVLDQITIDKIAAGEVIERPASIVKELAENAVDAKATSVVVEIKEGGISFIRITDNGSGIPREDVPYAFLRHSTSKIRSVDDLVHVGSLGFRGEALSSIAAVTKAELMTKTRDEDMGTRYVIEGGQELSIDEAGTPDGTTFLIRQLFYNVPARRKFLKTPMTEAGHIQDLLMRLALSHPEVSFQLINNGQEKLRTSGNGRLKDVIYNIYGREAAASLIEIDYEAGGMRITGYLGKPAISRGNRNFENFFVNGRYVKSAMLSKAVEDGYRDFVMQHKFPFVVLHFQMDGEDIDINVHPTKMELRFKRQQEVYNTVFEGVHRTLQEPELIPVVDVPDPPLNIQARQSPFLLKPRTDALLPSDQEKGAKGVAEASEPKERDEEYFLEKMKERVLAYHNRTSAAEVSDTGKIGRPGIQVDKIRQAAEKYKSKEIQAEAQQIVRETGSYEAKMPEPAQINLFQDNLLRRDTRAEYKLIGQVFDTYWLVEYEESLYIIDQHAAHERVLYERTLEEMKTRDFTSQYLSPPIILSLSMQEAEILRENKESFDRIGFEIEPFGGGEYAVRAVPDNLFCIAKKELLMEMLDGLADGISTSMAPELVDEKIASLSCKAAVKGNSRLSAMEVDSLIGELLTLENPYHCPHGRPTIIAMTRREMEKKFKRIV, encoded by the coding sequence ATGCCGCATATTCAGGTGTTGGATCAAATTACAATTGATAAAATTGCTGCCGGGGAGGTCATTGAACGTCCGGCGTCTATTGTAAAGGAGCTGGCAGAAAACGCCGTTGACGCAAAAGCCACCTCTGTGGTGGTGGAAATCAAAGAGGGAGGTATTTCTTTTATCCGGATCACGGACAATGGGAGCGGGATTCCCAGAGAGGACGTCCCCTATGCCTTCCTGCGCCATTCCACCAGCAAAATCCGTAGTGTGGATGATCTGGTGCATGTAGGTTCCCTGGGGTTTCGCGGGGAGGCGCTCTCCAGTATTGCAGCGGTGACAAAGGCTGAGCTGATGACAAAAACAAGGGACGAGGATATGGGGACACGTTATGTAATAGAAGGCGGGCAGGAATTGTCTATAGACGAGGCCGGAACGCCTGACGGGACGACTTTTTTGATTAGGCAGCTTTTTTATAATGTGCCTGCAAGAAGGAAGTTTTTGAAAACTCCCATGACAGAGGCAGGGCATATACAGGATCTTCTCATGAGGCTTGCCCTTTCTCACCCTGAGGTATCTTTCCAATTGATAAACAATGGGCAGGAGAAGCTGCGGACATCCGGAAACGGAAGGCTTAAGGACGTTATTTATAATATATATGGAAGAGAGGCGGCAGCCAGCTTAATTGAAATAGATTATGAGGCAGGGGGTATGAGAATTACAGGGTATCTGGGAAAACCTGCAATCAGCCGGGGCAATAGAAATTTTGAGAATTTTTTTGTGAATGGCAGATATGTGAAAAGCGCTATGCTGTCAAAAGCGGTGGAAGATGGCTACAGGGATTTCGTCATGCAGCATAAATTCCCTTTTGTCGTACTGCATTTCCAGATGGATGGGGAGGATATCGATATTAACGTACATCCCACTAAGATGGAGCTGCGCTTTAAGAGACAGCAGGAAGTATACAATACAGTTTTTGAAGGTGTACACAGGACATTGCAGGAGCCGGAGCTGATTCCCGTGGTGGATGTGCCTGACCCTCCCCTCAATATACAGGCCCGGCAGAGTCCTTTTTTGCTAAAACCCAGGACAGATGCACTTTTGCCCAGCGATCAAGAGAAAGGGGCAAAAGGGGTGGCAGAAGCATCTGAACCTAAAGAGAGGGACGAGGAATATTTTCTGGAAAAGATGAAAGAACGGGTACTGGCTTACCACAACCGTACTTCTGCCGCAGAGGTGTCCGACACAGGCAAGATTGGCCGCCCTGGGATACAGGTGGACAAAATCCGGCAGGCGGCTGAGAAGTATAAATCTAAAGAGATACAGGCAGAAGCACAGCAAATTGTGCGGGAGACAGGCAGTTATGAGGCAAAAATGCCAGAGCCTGCCCAGATAAACCTGTTTCAGGATAATCTTCTCAGGCGGGACACCAGGGCAGAATACAAATTAATTGGGCAGGTATTTGATACATACTGGCTTGTGGAATATGAGGAAAGCCTGTATATTATAGACCAACATGCCGCCCATGAGCGTGTACTGTATGAGAGGACCTTGGAAGAAATGAAAACCAGGGACTTTACCTCCCAATATTTAAGTCCCCCTATTATATTAAGCCTTTCCATGCAGGAGGCTGAGATTCTCAGAGAAAACAAGGAGAGTTTTGACAGGATCGGATTCGAGATAGAACCTTTTGGGGGCGGAGAGTACGCGGTGCGGGCCGTGCCGGATAATTTGTTTTGCATTGCCAAAAAAGAACTTCTTATGGAAATGCTGGACGGCCTTGCAGACGGCATTTCCACCTCTATGGCCCCAGAGCTGGTGGATGAGAAAATAGCCTCCCTCTCATGTAAGGCGGCCGTAAAGGGAAATAGCAGGCTGTCGGCTATGGAGGTGGACAGCCTGATTGGGGAACTGCTTACATTGGAGAACCCTTACCATTGCCCACACGGAAGGCCTACGATTATCGCCATGACCAGGCGGGAAATGGAAAAGAAATTTAAGAGGATTGTATAA
- the miaA gene encoding tRNA (adenosine(37)-N6)-dimethylallyltransferase MiaA: protein MKKPLIILAGPTAAGKTKTSISLARAVGGEIISADSMQVYRHMDIGSAKIRPREMEGIPHHLIDVLDPEEEFHVVRFQQMAKQAAREILSRGKIPIVVGGTGFYIQALLYDIDFTENEEGRACRERLAALAAKEGAAALHQMLYQVDPKAAEDIHENNIKRVIRALEFYQLTGKRISQHNEEEKKKESPYNFAYFVLSDDRDRLYQRIGLRVDKMLSEGLVEEVRALKDRGLGRNMVSMQGLGYKEILAFLDGEMSLDEAVYILKRDTRHFAKRQLTWFRRERDVIWLNQGDFGYHEEELLERMLSELKDRRIIGENGEIYGA from the coding sequence ATGAAAAAACCGCTGATTATTTTGGCCGGGCCTACTGCAGCCGGCAAAACAAAAACATCTATCAGCCTTGCCAGGGCTGTGGGAGGGGAGATAATTTCTGCTGATTCTATGCAGGTGTATAGGCATATGGATATTGGATCGGCCAAGATCCGCCCTAGGGAGATGGAGGGGATCCCCCACCATCTTATAGATGTGCTGGACCCAGAAGAGGAATTTCATGTAGTACGGTTCCAGCAGATGGCAAAACAGGCTGCCCGGGAGATTTTAAGCAGAGGGAAAATCCCGATTGTTGTAGGAGGGACAGGATTTTATATTCAGGCCCTTCTATATGACATTGATTTTACGGAAAATGAAGAAGGCCGGGCCTGCAGGGAGCGTCTGGCAGCGCTGGCGGCAAAAGAAGGCGCGGCTGCCCTGCACCAAATGCTTTATCAGGTGGATCCCAAAGCGGCAGAGGACATCCATGAAAATAATATAAAACGTGTCATCAGGGCATTGGAATTTTACCAACTGACGGGGAAGAGAATCTCTCAGCATAACGAGGAAGAGAAGAAAAAGGAGTCTCCCTATAACTTCGCTTATTTTGTACTTAGTGACGACAGAGACAGGCTGTATCAGAGGATAGGCTTAAGGGTGGACAAGATGCTCTCAGAAGGGCTGGTAGAGGAGGTAAGGGCGTTGAAGGACAGAGGCCTTGGGAGGAATATGGTTTCCATGCAGGGATTGGGATATAAGGAAATCCTGGCTTTCCTGGACGGGGAGATGAGCCTGGATGAAGCTGTCTATATTCTGAAGAGAGACACGCGGCACTTTGCCAAAAGGCAGCTTACTTGGTTTAGACGGGAGAGGGACGTGATCTGGCTGAACCAGGGAGACTTTGGCTATCATGAGGAAGAGCTGTTAGAGAGAATGCTCTCAGAGCTCAAAGACCGCAGAATTATAGGAGAGAATGGAGAAATATATGGAGCTTGA